A genomic segment from Neodiprion lecontei isolate iyNeoLeco1 chromosome 1, iyNeoLeco1.1, whole genome shotgun sequence encodes:
- the LOC107217072 gene encoding protein AATF — MALKGKRLSLADKINSLVSSAPTSFDSDDEYDVTKAKLVERDTEEENSDFEVRKSNFRTQNVDLLDEVDKRYEGKKVSRKSLQREASPDVESREDSELENGSFEEDDAETSDSGGGDSEENDEEVETDSDNEPELEIDNSNPLRRRGKSEMESNFKHMSLTDSGAEIEKGRCVRSQLGIWENLLEMRIKLQKCLISSNKMPQYDIHKDLRADKTFVKSTNESQKNLTKLLDNLLDLQSSLLIKYPETKLLVKNKETSNNASDKEESRDDNDEEIPSDTEEEKEAEEEKEDEEEEERVPRKKRKVNDYESLLAKNHNLYTNYRNSVIQKWNDKTRIAVGNVNTKGSTQPVVKQIEFILSDKSKLRKRAQLKRSEYEIVGKQQSNEAAQDGRREQEYDGEIYDDDDFYHQLLRELIEFKSADITDPIQLSKQWIQLQNMRSKMKRKIDTKATKGRRIRFGVHSKLVNFMAPITVDDNWTDLAKNELYSSLFGKIKEVEQK, encoded by the coding sequence ATGGCACTAAAAGGAAAGCGATTAAGCCTAGCAGATAAAATAAACAGCCTGGTCTCAAGTGCTCCGACTAGTTTCGATTCAGATGATGAGTACGACGTGACGAAGGCCAAGCTGGTGGAACGCGACACCGAGGAGGAAAACTCCGATTTCGAGGTTAGAAAGTCAAACTTCCGAACGCAGAACGTTGATTTATTAGACGAAGTAGATAAGAGATACGAGGGGAAAAAGGTGAGCAGAAAATCACTGCAACGAGAAGCCAGTCCTGATGTCGAGTCGCGGGAAGATTCGGAGTTGGAAAATGGGAGTTTTGAGGAAGATGACGCTGAAACATCAGATTCCGGAGGTGGTGATAGCGAGGAAAACGATGAAGAGGTTGAAACTGATTCTGACAACGAACCGGAGCTTGAAATAGACAATTCAAACCCTTTACGCAGGCGAGGTAAAAGCGAAATGGAGTCCAACTTCAAACACATGTCGCTGACAGACTCTGGGGCTGAAATTGAAAAGGGCAGGTGCGTGCGAAGTCAGCTTGGGATTTGGGAAAACCTGTTGGAAATGAGGATAAAGTTACAGAAGTGTCTGATATCCAGTAACAAAATGCCACAGTATGACATTCACAAGGATCTCAGGGCGGACAAAACTTTTGTGAAAAGTACAAATGAATCTCAAAAGAATTTGACCAAACTCTTGGACAATTTGCTCGACCTTCAGAGTTCgcttttaataaaatatccaGAGACAAAGctgttggtaaaaaataaagagacgAGCAATAACGCGAGTGACAAAGAAGAAAGCAGAGATGACAACGATGAAGAAATTCCTTCCGATACTGAGGAAGAAAAGGAAGCAGAAGAGGAAAAGGAGgacgaagaagaggaggagagagTCCcgaggaagaaaagaaaagtaaatgaTTACGAGTCGCTTTTAGCGAAGAATCACAACTTGTATACAAACTATAGGAATTCAGTGATACAAAAATGGAATGACAAGACTCGTATCGCGGTCGGCAATGTAAATACTAAGGGATCGACACAGCCGGTGGTTAAACAGATTGAATTTATCCTAAGCGACAAGTCAAAGCTGAGAAAGCGAGCTCAGTTGAAAAGATCGGAGTACGAAATTGTCGGTAAGCAACAAAGCAACGAGGCAGCTCAAGATGGCAGAAGAGAGCAAGAATACGACGGTGAAATTTATGACGACGACGATTTCTACCATCAGCTTTTGCGAGAGTTGATCGAATTTAAATCTGCCGACATCACTGATCCGATACAGCTTAGCAAACAGTGGATACAGCTTCAAAAtatgaggagtaaaatgaagagaaaaatcgataCAAAAGCGACGAAGGGAAGGAGAATTCGGTTCGGTGTTCATTCTAAGCTTGTGAATTTCATGGCTCCCATAACGGTTGATGATAATTGGACCGATTTGGCTAAAAACGAATTGTACAGTTCTCTGTTCGGTAAGATAAAGGAAGTGGAACAGAAATAG